CCCCTTGAGCGGAGGGGTGCCCCACCCGGCCGACCGTGTCAGACGTCCTGTCCGCTGCCGCCGCCCGTCGACACCTTGATGCCCTTGGTGATGGTGTCGATGATCGACACGCTCTGATCGGCGTCGACCCCGAAGCGGAGCACCACCAGCCGCTTGGTGTCCGCGGGCGCCGGGAACGCCAGCGACTCGACATAGCCGTCCGCGCCCTTGCTCGTGACCGCCTTCCAGCGCACCAGGTAGCCCTTCTGCCCGGCCACCGTCACCGCCTTGGAGGCGAGCACCTGGTGCGAGGTGATCGCGCCGTACGTCGTGCCGCCGTAGGACTCCTCGGCGTTGGCCGAGATGTCCGCCTTCGCGACCGCCTCGGCGGTCTCGCCCTTGGTCTCCAGCACCTCGACGGGCGCCGAGTACACGCCCCCCTTGGTGCAGGTCTTGGAGGTGTCGCCGGGGCACTTGTAGGAGGAGTCGGAGGTGAGCTGCGCGCCCACGCTCAGCTCCTGGCCGGTCCAGCCGGCCGGGATGGGGATGCTGATCCCGTTGAGCGCGTCGGTCACCGAACCGCTCTTGATCTTCGGCGCCTCGGACTCACCGGGCGAGGGCGAGGCCCCGCCCGAACCCCCGGAACCTCCCGAACCCCCGGAACCTCCCGAACCCCCGGAACCTCCCGAACCGCCCGAACCGCCGGAGTCGCCGAAGGGCCCGCCCTGGCCGCCGCTGCCGTCCTGGCCGCCGGGCCCGCCCGGTCCCTGGGCCGTGCCGCTGCCGCCGCCCGAGCCGTCGTCCTTGGCCAGCGCGTACACGCCGACCCCGATGCTGGCGAGGACCGCCACGGCCGCCGCGACGGCTATGCCCGTCCGCAGCCCGCGCCGCCGGCCCGTGCCCGCCGGCGCCGCGGGATACCCCGGATACCCCGGATACCCAAAATACACCGGGTACGACCCGTCCGCCGGGGTCTGCGCCGGCGGACCCCATACGGCGGCCGAGCCCGCGGCGCGGGTCTGGTCCGTCCATGCCTTGCCGTCCCACCAGCGTTCGGTGGCGGGACCGTCACTTGTCTGCCCCGGATCGGGATACCACCCGGGAGGAGTCACCTGCGTCATGCCCCCACCGTATGAGGCGTCGGTGAAAGCCGGATGAGAGGGAGGGCACTCTGTTGAAATCCGTTCCGGGCGCCCCGCCGCCCGGCTGGCGTGAATTGGACGTCAATTCGGTTCCCGTCACTCGCCGTTGACGCCAGGGGACCACTTCCGCAGGCCCGCCGGGGCGTCCCGGACCGTCGCGTGTCACCCGTGGAGGCGGGACCTGCCCGGACCGCCCTCCGCGCGGGCCCCCGGAAGGCTACGCTCGACGTCGGTACGTCGTTCGGGCGACTTGGGGAGGTAGCGGGATGACGGAGGTCAGGCCGGCGGCGGCCGCCTCGGCTTTCCTGTGGGAGCGCGAGCGGGAGGTCGCCGCCATCGCGGAGGCGGTGGAGACACTCTGCGCCGACCGGTCCTCGTCGGGTCACCTGCTGGTGCTCCGGGGCGAGGCGGGATTCGGCAAGACCGCGTTGTTGGCCGAGACACGCCGTATCGCCGAGAGCCGCGGCTGCGCGGTCTGGTCGGCCCGTGGCGGCGAGACACTGAGGTCCGTCCCCTTCAACGTGGTACGGCAGTTGCTTCAGCCCACCCTGCTGTCCCTGCACCCGGAGGAGGCCCGCGAGTACCTCGGCGACTGGTACGACATCGCCGGCCCCGCCCTCGGCATATTGGAACCCGGCGAGGGCCACGCCGACCCGCAGGGCGTGTGCGACGGCCTCGTCGCCGCCGTGACCCGGCTGGCCAGGCGCGACTACCCGCTCGTGCTGTTGATCGACGACGCGCACTGGGCCGACCAGGAGACCCTGCGCTGGCTCGTCGCGTTCGTCGAACGCCTCGACGAACTCTCCGTCCTGGTCGTGGTGGCCCGCAGGCCCGGCGAGGTCAAGGGCGACGCCGCCCGCCACCTCGAAGCCATCGGCCTGGCCGCGGGCCCCGCCGTCACCAGCCTCAGCGCCCTGACGCCGCCCGCGGTCGCCGGCCTCACCCGGGCCACCCTCGGCCCGCACGCCGACGCCGCGTTCTGCCGCGAGGTGTGGGCCGTCACCGACGGCAACCCCTACGAGACCGTCGAACTCCTCGCCAAGGTCCGCGACAGCGAACTCGAGGCCAGCGAGTCCTCGGCGGGCGAACTGCGCGCGCTGAACCGCGCCGCCCGCGGCGGCGGCCTCGTCGACCGCCTGGAGAAACTGGGCGTCGACGCCACCAAGTTCGCCATGGCCGCCGCGATCCTCGGCGCGGACATCTCCGTCGACCAGGCGGCCCTGCTCGCCGGACTCGGCCGGGACGACGCGGCGCGCTGCGCCGAGCTGCTGCGCAACGCCCGCATCCTCACCGAACCCGTCCCCGGAGCCGTCCCCGCGGGCGACGGCGACCTGGAGTTCGTCCACCCGCTGATCGCCTCCGCCGTCTACGACTCCATCCCCGGAGGCCTGCGCACCGCGATGCACGGCATCGCGGCCCAGGTCGTCACCGACGCCGGCAAGGGCCTCGCGGCCGCCTCCCGGCATCTGCTCCAGGTGCACGCGGAGGGGGACGAGGAACTCGTCGAGCAACTGCGCGAGGCCGCCCGCGAACACCTCGCCGTCGGCGCCCCCGACGCGGCCCGCCGCTGTCTGGAACGGGCCCTGCACGAACCGCCCGCCGCCGAGGTCCACGCGCACGTGCTCTACGAACTGGGCTGCGCCACCCTCCTCACCGCCCCCGCCAGGACCATCGACCATCTGCGCACCGCACTCGCCCTGCCGGGCCTCGACGGCACCGAGCGCGTCGACGCCGTCTTCCGCCTCTCCCAGGCCCTCCTGCACAACGACCAGCTGGAGGAGGCCGTCCGCACGGTCGAGGCGGAGGCCGCCCGGCACGCCCCCGGACCCGCGCGGCTGCGGCTCCAGGCGGTGCAGTTCATGTGGGAGGGCGTGCACGCCGGGGAGGCGACCACACCGCGCCGCTCCGAGAGGCTCGCCGAGCTGGCCGCGACCTGTACCGGCCGGGACAACGCCGAACGCGCCCTGCTCATCCTGCGCGGCTTCGACGCCATGACCCACGGAGAGAACGCCGAGGAGGTCGCCGAGTTCTGCGACCGCGCCCTCGTCAACGGCGGCCTCGCCCCCGGGCTCGGCTGGACCGACCAGGAGTGGGGCATCGAACTGCTGATGATGCTGGCCAGCTCCTACGCCTACACCGACCGGCTCGACCGCGCCGACGCCCTCTTCAACGAGGCCCTGCGCGCCTACACCTCCGCCGGCTGGAGCGGCGGGCACCTCGCGCTGGCCCACGCCTACCTCGGACTGGGCCTGCGCCGCCGGGGCCGTCTGAAGGAGGCGGAGGAGTCCCTCAGGGAATCCCTGCGGGTCGCCGAACGCGTCGGCCGCGGCCTGCCCCTGTACTGGTCGGCCACCTGCAACCTCGTCGACACGCTGCTCGCCCGCGGCCATGTCGCCGAGGCCTGGGAGACCGCCGAACAGTACGGTTTCGCCCCGCCGTACCCGTCGACGATCGTGCTGCCCGACCCCCGCTCGGTGCGCGGCCGGCTGCTGCTGGCCGTCGGCCGGGCCAAGGACGGCATCAACGAGCTGGAGGCGGCCGAGAAGGCGGCCGCCGTGCGCGGCCACCTCAACCCGGTGATGGTCCCCTGGGCCGTCGAACTCGCCCGGGCGCTGGCCACCGAGGATCCGGCCCGGGCGAACCGGCTCGTCTCCGAGGCCCGTCGTCAGGCCGAGCGCTTCGGCACCGACACCGCGATCGGGGAGGCCCTGCGCTGTGCCGCCGCCCTGGAGACCGGCCAGCGCGCGGTCCGGCTGGCCCAGCAGGCGGTCACCTTTCTGGAGTCCTCGCCCTGCCAGTACGAACACGCGGCCGCCCGTGTCGAGTACGGCATCCTCTCCCGCTCGGCGTCCGAACTCGGCCGGGGCCTGTCACTGGCGCGTTCCTGCGGAGCGGACGGCCTGGTGGACAAGGCCCAGCAGGCACTGCGGGGGATGGGCGCACCGCAGGTGGGCCTGGTACCTGGACAGACCCGGAGGTAGCCGCGGCAGGCCGCCGGTGGAGGTGACACCGGCGGCCTCCCGCGGCGGCTCGTCGCCGGGTCGGGCGGGCATCCGTCGTCAGGCGCCCAACAGCTCCTCGGTGAGCCGTGCGAGGCGCGCCCGAACCTGCGGGTCGCACGTCGTCTCGCGCGCCCGCGCCGGACACGTTCCGTAGGCACGGGCACGGGACACCGGTTTCCGGGTGATGCCGTTGGAGCTACCACCGGCAGGATCACCCTCGGCCGTACGCGCCTCAGCCGGTCCCGTCCTCCTCGGCCAGCACCCGCTGGGCCGTCGCGAACGCCGAGTTCGCCGCCGGGACCCCGCAGTAGACGGCCGTCTGGAGCAGCACGGCGCCGATCTCCTCGGGCGTGAGCCCGTTGCGCCGGGCCGCCCGCACATGCATGGCCAGCTCGTCGTAGTGGCCGTGCGCCACCAGCGCGGTCAGCGTGATCATGCTGCGCTCGCGGCGGCTGAGCGTCGGGTCGGTCCAGATCTCGCCCCAGGCGTAGCGGGAGATGAAGTCCTGGTAGCGCGCGGTGAACGCGCTCTGCCGGGCCTGCGCCCGGTCCACGTGCGCGTCCCCGAGCACCTCACGGCGCACCTCCATGCCCCGCTTGGCCCCGCCGTCGAGATGGGTGCGCAGCACGGTCAGCACGGCCTCGGGGCACTCGGCGGGCGCGAGGTGCGAGGCGCCCGGGAGCTCGACCAGCGCGGCGCCCGGCACCGCGTCCGCGATCTCCCGCAGATGCGCCGGCGGCGTCGCCGGATCCTGACGCCCCGCGATCAGCAGGGTCCGTACGGCGATCTCCGGCAGCCGCTCGCGCAGATCGAAGGCGCCCAGCGCGTCACAGCACGCCGCGTAGGCCTCCGGGTCGGCGTCGCGGTGGTCGGCGACCAGTCCCGGCACGGTGAACCCGGGCGTGAACCAACGGGTGTTCGCGCCCTCGGCGAGCCCCGCCAGTCCCTCGCGGCGCACCAGCGCGGCCCGCTCCTCCCACGGCTTGGACCCGTTGAAGTGGGCCGACGAACAGATGACCGCCAGCGCCGACACCCGCTCCGGGTGATGCAGCGCCAGATGCAGACCCACCGCGCCGCCCAGGGACACACCGGCGTACGCGAACCGCTCCAGGCCGAGCGAGTCGGCCAGCGCCAGCACCAGGTCGGCGAGGTCGCCCATGGTGGCCCCGGGACCGATCAGGTCGGCCGCCGAGCCCCCGTGCCCCGGCAGATCCCAGCGGACCACCCGGTGCGTGGCGGACAGCTCCGGCGCGACCTTGTCCCACAGGGCGTACGAGGTGCCCAGCGAGGGGCCGAGCAGCAGCGCCGGAGCGGAAGTCGGGCCCTCGGCACGGTGGTTGAGCAGTTTCTCGGTCAACGTCGCTCCAGCGCACGGTCGGTGAGGCTTCCGGCGGAGCCGGTGTAGCGGGCGGGATCGGTGAGGTCGCCGAGGTCGACGTCCTTCAAGCCGGGCTCCGAGGCGAGGAGTTCGCCCAGCGGACGGTCTTCCGCGTAGGTGCGCCGGGCGAGCTCGGTGAGCAGTTCCTTGGCGCGGGCACGGCCGAGCACGGCCGACAGCGCGGCGGACAGCCGCTCGGAGACGATCAGCCCGTGGGTGAGATCGAGGTGCGCCCGCATCGCGTCCGCGTCCACCCGGAGCCCCTCGGTCAGCTCGGCCGCGTCCCGGGCGGCCCCGCCGGCCAGTCGCAGCAGCTCCCTGAGCGGCTCCCACTCGGCGTGCCACGCCCCGGCCGGTCGCTCGTCCTCCGCCGCCAGGGACCCGTACAGCGTGGCCGCGAGCTGCGGGGCGCGCCGGGCGGCGGCCGCGATCAGCGTGGACCGCACCGGGTTGGCCTTGTGCGGCATGGCCGAGGAACCGCCGCCACTGCCCTCCGCCACCTCGGCGATCTCGGTGCGGGCGAGGGTCAGCACATCCGTCGCGACCTTCCCCAGCGCGCCCGCCGCGAGGGCCAGACAGCCGGCCAGGTCGGCGATCGGCGTACGCAGGGTGTGCCACGGCAACAACGGTGCCCGCAGCCCGAGTTCACGGGCGAAGGCGGCGGGCAGAGCGGTCGCGTCGGTGGCGCCGTACGCCGTGAAGGCCGCCAGTGTCCCGGCCGCGCCGCCGAGTTGGGCGGGCAGCGAGTCCCGTACCGCCGTCACCCGGTCCCGCGCGTCCAGCACCAGCGAACGCCAGCCGGCCGCCTTCAGCCCGAAGGTCGTCGGCACGGCGTGCTGGGTGAGCGTCCGGCCCGGCATCGGCGTGTCGCGGTGCTCGGCGGCCAGTCGTGCCAGCGCCCGCTGGACGCGGTCGAGGTCGGCCAGCAGGAGGCCGAGGGTGCGCACCGCGACCAGCATCGTCGCCGTGTCCATGATGTCCTGGCTGGTCGCGCCCCGGTGGACGTACGGGCCGTACTCCTCGCCGACCGCCTTCGTCAGATCGGCGACCAGCGGGATCACCGGGTTCCCGCCGCCGCGCGCCCGCCCGGCGAGGGAACGCACGTCGAACTCGCCGTCGTCGGCCACCGAGGTGACCGCCGCTCCGGCGCCCTGCGGGGCCAGCCCCAGCGCCTCCTGGGCACGGGTCAGCGCGGCCTCCGCGTCGAGCAGCGCCCGCAGATAGGCACTGTCGCCCGTCGCGGCGGCGGCGGGGGAGCCGGTCCACCCGGGGGCTAGCAGACCGGCGTCGTGGTGCGCAGTTGTCACTGGAACTCCAGGAAGACCGTCTCGCCTTCGCCCTGAAGGCGGATGTCGAAACGGTAGGTCCCCAGCTCGCCCCGCGTGGCGATGAGCGTGTCGCGCCGCGCCGGGTCCACCCGCGTCAGCAGCGGGTCGGCGGTCAGCGCGGTCTCGTCGTCCGGCAGGTAGATCCGGGTGAACAGGTGCACCAGCAGCCCGCGGGCGAACACACAGACGCTCAGGTACGGGGCGCTGTGCCCACGCGCGCCGGGCCGCAGCGTCCGCGCCGACCAGTGACCGTTGGCATCCGTCTGGATGCGGCCCCACCCGGTGAACTCCACGCCGTTGCGGCCGAGGAAACCACCGCTCGACGGGTCGCGCCGCATCGAGCCGTCCACCTGCGGCAGGTTGCCCTCGGGGTCCGCGCCCCACAGCTCCAGAAACGCGTCCGGCAACGGGTTGCCGTCCCCGTCGTACACGTAGCCCTGGAGCGCGATCGTGTCCGGGTGGCCGAGCGGGGCGATGTCACCGCCGCCGGGGAACGGCAGGGCATGGCCGTAGAACGGGCCGACCGTGTGCGACGGGGTGGGGAGCACGGTCTCCGGACGGCTCGTGTCGATCTTCGTCATGGCAGGTCAGCGTCCTTCTTCGATCCAGGTGGCGTGCGGCCCGTCGAGCACGATGTCCCAGTGGTAGCCCATCGAGAACTCCGGCACCGACAGGCTGTGGTCGTACGTGGCGACCAGCCGCTGCCGGGCCGCGTCGTCCGTCACCGACTGGATGATCGGGTCGTACGGGAAGAGCGGGTCGCTCGGGAAGTACATCTGCGTCACCAGCCGCTGGGTGAACGCCGTGCCGAAGAGCGAGAAGTGGATGTGGGCCGGCCGCCAGGCGTTGACGTGCTGACGCCACGGATAGGGGCCCGGCTGCACGGTGGTGAAGCGGTAGAAACCGCTGTCGTCCGTCAGCGTGCGGCCGACACCCGTGAAGTTCGGGTCCAGCGGGGCGTCGTGCTGCTCGCGCTGGTGGGCGTAGCGGCCCGCCGAGTTGGCCTGCCAGATCTCGACCAGCTGACCGCGGACCGGACGCCCGTCGCGGTCCAGCAACCGGCCGGAAACGGTGATCCGTTCACCGATCGGCTCGCCGTTGTGCTGCCGGGTGAGGTCGTTGTCGATCTCGGTGATGTCCCGTTCGCCGAAAGCGGGGGAGGCCAGCTCCACCAGCTCCGGGTCCTTGCTGACGTCGATGGCGACCGGCGGCTGTTTCGGGTGGCGCAGGACGGAGGAGCGGTACGGCGCGTAGTCGCGGCGCGGCTGGTGCTCGACCGGCTGGCCGTCGGCGATCCGCTTCTCGTACGCGGCGTGCTCGGCCGCGATCTCCTGGTCGATGTCGGCTTGCGTGAGAGTCATGGGGGTTCCTGGGTTTCTTATCGTTCGAGGACGAGGGCGAGGCCCTGCCCCACGCCGATGCAGAGGGTGGCGACCCCGACGCCGCCGCCCCGACGGGCGAGCTGGTGGGCGACCGTGCCGGCGAGACGGGCACCGGAGGCGCCGAGCGGATGACCGAGGGCGATCGCGCCGCCCTGCGGGTTGAGGACCGCCGGGTCGAACTCGGGCCACTCGGCCACACAGCCGAGCACCTGGGCCGCGAAGGCCTCGTTCAGCTCGAGCACCGACAGATCGGCGAATCCCCTGCCCGCCTTGGCGAGCGCGCGGTTGACGGCCTCGACGGGGGCGAGCCCGAAGTACTGCGGGTCGATCGCGGAGACCCCGGTGGCACTGACGCGGGCGAGCGGCTCACGTCCGGTCGCCCTCAACCCCTCCTCGTCCACGAGCAGCAGGGCCGCGGCGCCGTCGTTCAGCGGCGAGGCGTTGCCCGCGGTCACGGTCCCGTCCTCCGTGCGGAACGACGGCCTGAGCGTGGCCATCGCCTCCAGTGAGGCGTCCGGCCGTACGCACTCGTCGGCGCCGAACACGACCGGGTCGCCCTTGCGGCGCGGGATCGACACGGGCGCGAGCTCGGCGTCGAACAGGCCCGACTGCTGGGCCGCGGCGGCCTTGCGGTGGCTGGCGAGGGCGAACTCGTCCTGCTGTTCGCGGCCGATCTTGTGCTTGTCGGCGATCAGCTCGGCCGACTCGCCCAGCGGGATCGTCCACTGCGGGTCCATCCGCGGATTGACCATCCGCCAGCCCAGCGTCGTCGAGTACAGCTCGGAGTGCCCGGCGGGGAACGCCCGGTCCGACTTCGGCAGCACATACGGCGCGCGGGTCATCGACTCCACACCGCCGGCGACGGCGACGGAGGCGTCGCCGACCGCGATCGCGCGGGCCGCCTGGATGACCGCCTCGAGACCGGAGGCGCACAGCCGGTTGACGGTGACACCCGGCACGGAGGTGGGCAGGCCCGCGAGCAGCGCGCCCATACGGCCGACGTTGCGGTTCTCCTCGCCAGCCCCGTTGGCGTTGCCGAAGTACACGTCCTCGATGCGGGAGGGGTCCAACGCGGGTGTACGG
The sequence above is a segment of the Streptomyces asoensis genome. Coding sequences within it:
- a CDS encoding DUF2510 domain-containing protein, with protein sequence MTQVTPPGWYPDPGQTSDGPATERWWDGKAWTDQTRAAGSAAVWGPPAQTPADGSYPVYFGYPGYPGYPAAPAGTGRRRGLRTGIAVAAAVAVLASIGVGVYALAKDDGSGGGSGTAQGPGGPGGQDGSGGQGGPFGDSGGSGGSGGSGGSGGSGGSGGSGGSGGASPSPGESEAPKIKSGSVTDALNGISIPIPAGWTGQELSVGAQLTSDSSYKCPGDTSKTCTKGGVYSAPVEVLETKGETAEAVAKADISANAEESYGGTTYGAITSHQVLASKAVTVAGQKGYLVRWKAVTSKGADGYVESLAFPAPADTKRLVVLRFGVDADQSVSIIDTITKGIKVSTGGGSGQDV
- a CDS encoding ATP-binding protein codes for the protein MTEVRPAAAASAFLWEREREVAAIAEAVETLCADRSSSGHLLVLRGEAGFGKTALLAETRRIAESRGCAVWSARGGETLRSVPFNVVRQLLQPTLLSLHPEEAREYLGDWYDIAGPALGILEPGEGHADPQGVCDGLVAAVTRLARRDYPLVLLIDDAHWADQETLRWLVAFVERLDELSVLVVVARRPGEVKGDAARHLEAIGLAAGPAVTSLSALTPPAVAGLTRATLGPHADAAFCREVWAVTDGNPYETVELLAKVRDSELEASESSAGELRALNRAARGGGLVDRLEKLGVDATKFAMAAAILGADISVDQAALLAGLGRDDAARCAELLRNARILTEPVPGAVPAGDGDLEFVHPLIASAVYDSIPGGLRTAMHGIAAQVVTDAGKGLAAASRHLLQVHAEGDEELVEQLREAAREHLAVGAPDAARRCLERALHEPPAAEVHAHVLYELGCATLLTAPARTIDHLRTALALPGLDGTERVDAVFRLSQALLHNDQLEEAVRTVEAEAARHAPGPARLRLQAVQFMWEGVHAGEATTPRRSERLAELAATCTGRDNAERALLILRGFDAMTHGENAEEVAEFCDRALVNGGLAPGLGWTDQEWGIELLMMLASSYAYTDRLDRADALFNEALRAYTSAGWSGGHLALAHAYLGLGLRRRGRLKEAEESLRESLRVAERVGRGLPLYWSATCNLVDTLLARGHVAEAWETAEQYGFAPPYPSTIVLPDPRSVRGRLLLAVGRAKDGINELEAAEKAAAVRGHLNPVMVPWAVELARALATEDPARANRLVSEARRQAERFGTDTAIGEALRCAAALETGQRAVRLAQQAVTFLESSPCQYEHAAARVEYGILSRSASELGRGLSLARSCGADGLVDKAQQALRGMGAPQVGLVPGQTRR
- the pcaDC gene encoding bifunctional 3-oxoadipate enol-lactonase/4-carboxymuconolactone decarboxylase PcaDC; protein product: MTEKLLNHRAEGPTSAPALLLGPSLGTSYALWDKVAPELSATHRVVRWDLPGHGGSAADLIGPGATMGDLADLVLALADSLGLERFAYAGVSLGGAVGLHLALHHPERVSALAVICSSAHFNGSKPWEERAALVRREGLAGLAEGANTRWFTPGFTVPGLVADHRDADPEAYAACCDALGAFDLRERLPEIAVRTLLIAGRQDPATPPAHLREIADAVPGAALVELPGASHLAPAECPEAVLTVLRTHLDGGAKRGMEVRREVLGDAHVDRAQARQSAFTARYQDFISRYAWGEIWTDPTLSRRERSMITLTALVAHGHYDELAMHVRAARRNGLTPEEIGAVLLQTAVYCGVPAANSAFATAQRVLAEEDGTG
- the pcaB gene encoding 3-carboxy-cis,cis-muconate cycloisomerase, with translation MTTAHHDAGLLAPGWTGSPAAAATGDSAYLRALLDAEAALTRAQEALGLAPQGAGAAVTSVADDGEFDVRSLAGRARGGGNPVIPLVADLTKAVGEEYGPYVHRGATSQDIMDTATMLVAVRTLGLLLADLDRVQRALARLAAEHRDTPMPGRTLTQHAVPTTFGLKAAGWRSLVLDARDRVTAVRDSLPAQLGGAAGTLAAFTAYGATDATALPAAFARELGLRAPLLPWHTLRTPIADLAGCLALAAGALGKVATDVLTLARTEIAEVAEGSGGGSSAMPHKANPVRSTLIAAAARRAPQLAATLYGSLAAEDERPAGAWHAEWEPLRELLRLAGGAARDAAELTEGLRVDADAMRAHLDLTHGLIVSERLSAALSAVLGRARAKELLTELARRTYAEDRPLGELLASEPGLKDVDLGDLTDPARYTGSAGSLTDRALERR
- the pcaG gene encoding protocatechuate 3,4-dioxygenase subunit alpha, which gives rise to MTKIDTSRPETVLPTPSHTVGPFYGHALPFPGGGDIAPLGHPDTIALQGYVYDGDGNPLPDAFLELWGADPEGNLPQVDGSMRRDPSSGGFLGRNGVEFTGWGRIQTDANGHWSARTLRPGARGHSAPYLSVCVFARGLLVHLFTRIYLPDDETALTADPLLTRVDPARRDTLIATRGELGTYRFDIRLQGEGETVFLEFQ
- the pcaH gene encoding protocatechuate 3,4-dioxygenase subunit beta, producing MTLTQADIDQEIAAEHAAYEKRIADGQPVEHQPRRDYAPYRSSVLRHPKQPPVAIDVSKDPELVELASPAFGERDITEIDNDLTRQHNGEPIGERITVSGRLLDRDGRPVRGQLVEIWQANSAGRYAHQREQHDAPLDPNFTGVGRTLTDDSGFYRFTTVQPGPYPWRQHVNAWRPAHIHFSLFGTAFTQRLVTQMYFPSDPLFPYDPIIQSVTDDAARQRLVATYDHSLSVPEFSMGYHWDIVLDGPHATWIEEGR
- a CDS encoding thiolase family protein codes for the protein MSNGFRTVYIVDAVRTPIGRYNGALASVRPDDLAAHAIRELVARTPALDPSRIEDVYFGNANGAGEENRNVGRMGALLAGLPTSVPGVTVNRLCASGLEAVIQAARAIAVGDASVAVAGGVESMTRAPYVLPKSDRAFPAGHSELYSTTLGWRMVNPRMDPQWTIPLGESAELIADKHKIGREQQDEFALASHRKAAAAQQSGLFDAELAPVSIPRRKGDPVVFGADECVRPDASLEAMATLRPSFRTEDGTVTAGNASPLNDGAAALLLVDEEGLRATGREPLARVSATGVSAIDPQYFGLAPVEAVNRALAKAGRGFADLSVLELNEAFAAQVLGCVAEWPEFDPAVLNPQGGAIALGHPLGASGARLAGTVAHQLARRGGGVGVATLCIGVGQGLALVLER